From the Rhinoderma darwinii isolate aRhiDar2 chromosome 12, aRhiDar2.hap1, whole genome shotgun sequence genome, one window contains:
- the ARF6 gene encoding ADP-ribosylation factor 6, with the protein MGKVLSKIFGNKEMRILMLGLDAAGKTTILYKLKLGQSVTTIPTVGFNVETVTYKNVKFNVWDVGGQDKIRPLWRHYYTGTQGLIFVVDCADRDRIDEARQELHRIINDREMRDAIILIFANKQDLPDAMKPHEIQEKLGLTRIRDRNWYVQPSCSTSGDGLYEGLTWLTSNYKS; encoded by the coding sequence ATGGGCAAGGTGCTTTCCAAGATTTTCGGCAACAAGGAGATGCGGATTCTGATGCTGGGACTGGACGCCGCTGGTAAAACCACCATCCTGTACAAACTGAAGCTAGGCCAGTCCGTCACCACCATCCCCACCGTGGGGTTCAATGTGGAGACCGTAACGTATAAGAATGTCAAATTCAACGTATGGGATGTAGGAGGACAGGACAAGATTCGACCTCTATGGAGACATTATTACACCGGGACCCAAGGGCTCATCTTCGTGGTGGACTGCGCGGACCGGGACCGCATTGACGAGGCCAGACAGGAACTCCATCGTATTATTAATGACCGGGAAATGAGGGACGCCATCATCCTAATATTTGCCAATAAGCAAGACCTTCCGGATGCCATGAAACCACACGAGATTCAGGAGAAACTTGGCCTGACCCGGATCAGGGACAGGAATTGGTACGTGCAGCCGTCCTGTTCTACTAGCGGGGACGGGCTCTACGAAGGACTCACTTGGTTAACTTCCAACTACAAATCCTAA